In the Dysidea avara chromosome 14, odDysAvar1.4, whole genome shotgun sequence genome, GGAGAGAATTGCTTTATGTGTCTTATCTGAACTTCAAGGTACCCAATTCTGTCAATAAATGACACGGAATGACCAGTGTCTGATGTATGAAAACTTATCAGGTTGCTATAGGTATGGTGTTTCTGCTTGGTGTACTGTAGAGGAATTTGCCAATTTTTTGGTAAGTTTTGCAAAACTTGTACAGCCAAGCAACAGAAGAATCCTTGAGGTAGAGGACAATGTGAAAACTGAACACACAGTGGCTCATACTGAAGATGACCATACTTGTCAAGAATGTTATGACCACTTTGTTGAAAATTGTATCTTGGTAATACACACGGCATGAAATATTTCTCTTGGTCAATTGGAGCAATAATTTTCAAATAAACCAACAAAGCAATAAAGTATTCTGTGTCAATGTCTTTTTCTAATTGTATTTGGTGAATTAGTGACTTGGTAAACAACCCTTCATTTTTAAGTTGGTTGACAGCTTTTTGATTAAAGCCACTGCTTGGAAAAGAAACTTTTACAAGACTAGTCAGTTTATTGAACAACCACTGGTGGTCAACAATGACATATTTGCACATGCCAGGAACATCATGATAGTAAAATAGAATTCCCATGATATGGAAGAACAATAAAGCACTTAGAACTTCACTGTTGTCTCGACACAGATTTCCTTGTGTGCATATAAAACATGCTTCACCACATAATATAAAGCTAACATTTCTTTCAGCACAGAGTCTCTGTATTTCAAGCAATAATATAAGCCAACCAATAGGTACATCATAAACATCTCTTTTCTCTACAAGCTTTTGAATGTTACCACGAATTAATTCAGCATTGTGATCTTCGCTATCTCTGCCTGCTGTTGTGTTATCTACTGTAAATAGTACTTTTTCGTTTTGTTCCCATAAACATTCCCCACATTTCATCTCAAGGGCAACAGACTCTAATTTTCTATCAATTTCCTGGATCTCTGTTGCCTTAACTTTGTCTGCATGAGTGCCCACATAACACTGATATGTGTTATCACTTTCTACACCTTTGTGTGATGGTTGGATTGGTAGTGAAGTTCTTAAACCAGAATTCTTAGAGGATGCCATGAGGAGCTTAACAAGATCCAGGTTGGTCAGGCCTAAATGATAAGGCTCAAATGACTGTTTTCCATATTCACTGTGAACAACCAATACTTGCTCATCTAAAGCTTTTACTCCTCCTTCCATGTTTAGGACAATGAAGGTGAGGGATATTGAACTGCTAACAGCTGGAAGGAGATTAACAAACTCAGGCTGTCCGCCTGTGTCCAAAAGGTTGATCATGTTCCACACTTCACCTAATGATGGTACCCTATAAGACCAAGTTGATGCAATATCATCTTCTACTGCACATTTCTGTTTCTTGATATTTAGACCACTCGGTGGTGATTGTAAATTGATTAACGACATAGTTTTACTGGATACCTTTGAAGTAGTGGCATCTGGATATACTAATGGATCCTGTAGATTGGGTAGTGAGACAGTTTTACTTATTGTTgtattttcctttttttttcttaCTAATCTCACATTTGACAACAGTTTGTTAAGCTGTGCTAGCATATTCTTGTGATCTAATTCTACCCATTTTGATTTGCTGCCTGATTCAACCATCCCAGCTTGTTTTACTGTCAAAACATGTTCAGATTCTACCACCCCAGTACTGTGGTGATGTGATATGAATTTTCTTTTATTAAGCAAGTTAAGGAAACTTGTTTTTCCTGATCTAGCTGATCCAGTGATCGCAATAGTAGTGTATGACAGTTTTAAAGTTGAGCCATTAGCCTTTGCTTGTTGAAGCTTGTCAATCATTTCTTCTCTCACTAAAATCCAATGAAACAAAACAATTGCTTACGACACATGTCTTATAGAACAAAACATCACTAACTATTACTTATAACCAAACACATTCCAACAAGGGGCTGTGGTTGTACACTTACATtattgaaaattattttcatgcTTGTGTTTGTGAGTGTCTTATTGTAGTGTAACATCGTTTTCAGCTAAAACAAGATCCAAGTAAAAATAGcgaagctgtataaaagggctgcagccttcaaaagtttgaaagttgtgaaatcaaaagtggtgacCATGAAATGGTAGCAATTATGTAACATCATTTTTGATTAttggtttcacaacttttttcactcaggctgtTGAAGGCCACACTCTTTAGAATATAGCTTGGctttacatcattgcagccatttacaatgatgatgatattaGACAAAGTATACtataccaatacagaaaaataccaaCTAATCAAATACAAAAGCcaaaggatctatgcaataaccaATTAATATTGAAAATTGCCCTATAATTTTgtgtttgcttgttcatggctatggcCATATTAAGTTGTATTATAGTGCCTCTTATCATTCTATATATAAAGCCGAATAGCCATCTGTCCATCTGTCTGCATTCAATTTGAGTTCACTGATTCTTCTCGCCAATTGCTGCACGTATCGGAGTGGTTTTGAcatcaaacaaagcactcatcatctaggAATAAGCTAGCATTTAAATGAAGAATAAAGCTTCTAGCTACTGTCGTTTGTCATTTACAGCGCCTTTAGTTCAAAGGTGTAGAGCAAAAAtttgcttgaattctttctgtaaactgcATGCAAACTGCAAGTAAACATCTACATCAGTCAACTACACATgcctttatcatacagtatgatagtactgtatagtagagaccacaaaggagtagtaGGCATGGTAcacaaaatatcacccaaaaaacagctttagtttcccctgacgacaatgaggcagtattggttaggtaaaattaagtccaaacaagctttcaaatcgacccgaaatgctttcaacaaattgctacggaatttttaaaaacatttatttaacagaattttctagtgactgactgaatgactgagtaagtgactgatgccttcagataagcataactcgataacggctaaggctatgggcttgattttttcattgtttgacgttgcttcggcACGAAAGCTGccatttggcataccgcagtacgtacaaagcattcttcatggactcaccagtatcctcctttgtatcccattcatctttgctgacagcaaagtgTCAACTTGGCGATAGCTggtacatgatggcttcccttcgtaatggaaatcatctatagttgtcatagtggctagtttgatagcagaggtgcttttcaagcagttcttgattcgtactggtgtgtaatgggttgaacatagccgataATGAAGCGTAATGTatttttcacttttcagacgataattggggcgcacggcgccatttcagatgcgataTCAGGGGCGGATGCAGGGGGGTTCAAGGGGTTTCATGGAACCCCTTTTCGAAGAGCCtgtcttactcgagatactctaatagagcagtcacagtagtcttaataggagcagtgtagtaagctatgtatgtagttaaaaataaggaaatataggtGGTGAGGAAATCTGTGGtaaggggcagctattgtcagcaggtgatgaccttttttttggtctttgacttacagctaggctgaagttgcaattccagagtggaacccccttttaaaaagtctggatccgcccctgggtatgcatgggttcaccagtcataataattatttacaaaaaaagttaacaaacaagtacacagaaaaatttggaattttcaactagagtagggaccatagcacatcgataaaaagtactgaaacaagctggagtagtgcacaatattaaatcacagtaaaacaataagaagtgttatatccctactgtgctcaagataccataatggaaatgcacagtagggatcttacacttcttattgttttactgttgtgcactactccagcttgtttcagtactttttatagatgtgctatggtccctactctatagttgaaaattttttctgtgtacttgtaagatggttttctttttctttttgctcTGGCAACCAttttgtgcacacctttttaaaactcaACTTTTAAGCTCATATTACCTTAGCATGCAAATTACATATCGACGCGGGATTTTAGTGAAAGTATACCCCTTATCATCTGGCAAAGTGAGCattgtttgttctttatagggcgatgaaggcactggtgcaAGGGCGTCGGAACCAGGAAGGCAGGGGGCCATGGTCCCctacactattttcaaaagcattttTGGCCCCCTATTTTTTTGGGTCAAGTATTAGTAGCCAATTAGCCAaagttatatacacacacagagaaatacatacctccataggagaagccatacaaccatcATGCAAAAGCACTCTCTGgggtgtggcatcaccagtccaccgcaactgtcaagccattcattGTACTGTGCTAAACACAAAAattcctgtaattttatttctgttatgcttgcacgtgatatctgttgttcaaatatttcttGGATCCTGtgcagtgagaagtttaaaCAGTAGAATGAGTGCCATATCCGTGGCACTCTATGATATGGGAAAGATTTAACCCGAAATGAGGGTGGTAACAGAGCTAAGTCTAAGAGGGCAGTCTCGCTGTAGTGCACAAATGTATGGGAGTTGCTGACTACCAATGATTAAACCAGAAATTATTAAGACTTTGTGGTGAAGTTGATTTATCAAGAGAAACAAACAAGGATGCTGAAAAATGAAAGTGGCCAACCGTGAACGCAGTGTGGTATTCACGTGATCTTCACCTGCTAGAGCAGACATCTCAGCTTGTAGTTCCTTAAAGGTAATAGTGTTTCACTTTGcggataataattattaatgctgtaatccttgtagtgtcAAATATGTAAAGCTCACGTAAAGAGAAGACCTTCG is a window encoding:
- the LOC136244336 gene encoding uncharacterized protein isoform X1 translates to MLVLIPLLLTNLKTVREEMIDKLQQAKANGSTLKLSYTTIAITGSARSGKTSFLNLLNKRKFISHHHSTGVVESEHVLTVKQAGMVESGSKSKWVELDHKNMLAQLNKLLSNVRLVRKKKENTTISKTVSLPNLQDPLVYPDATTSKVSSKTMSLINLQSPPSGLNIKKQKCAVEDDIASTWSYRVPSLGEVWNMINLLDTGGQPEFVNLLPAVSSSISLTFIVLNMEGGVKALDEQVLVVHSEYGKQSFEPYHLGLTNLDLVKLLMASSKNSGLRTSLPIQPSHKGVESDNTYQCYVGTHADKVKATEIQEIDRKLESVALEMKCGECLWEQNEKVLFTVDNTTAGRDSEDHNAELIRGNIQKLVEKRDVYDVPIGWLILLLEIQRLCAERNVSFILCGEACFICTQGNLCRDNSEVLSALLFFHIMGILFYYHDVPGMCKYVIVDHQWLFNKLTSLVKVSFPSSGFNQKAVNQLKNEGLFTKSLIHQIQLEKDIDTEYFIALLVYLKIIAPIDQEKYFMPCVLPRYNFQQSGHNILDKYGHLQYEPLCVQFSHCPLPQGFFCCLAVQVLQNLPKNWQIPLQYTKQKHHTYSNLISFHTSDTGHSVSFIDRIGYLEVQIRHIKQFSPVHYKIWGILVTALEIVCSRLQYDSNLLQFGFLCSCSDTNAKHLAILPKQLVTLPQWIQCNYNKMELTASHLVWLQPHSIPSCSPKSVHKHSNQGECSLEPHAAALKICKKYYPELTSVLFTTDLSPYFVSKEIISIDDEENIDNAPTMKSKAKILLRIVFNHLEGGSTKSFTDMLDIMEQHGTKAITDLASKIKCDLHIS
- the LOC136244336 gene encoding uncharacterized protein isoform X2, yielding MYSLDLVREEMIDKLQQAKANGSTLKLSYTTIAITGSARSGKTSFLNLLNKRKFISHHHSTGVVESEHVLTVKQAGMVESGSKSKWVELDHKNMLAQLNKLLSNVRLVRKKKENTTISKTVSLPNLQDPLVYPDATTSKVSSKTMSLINLQSPPSGLNIKKQKCAVEDDIASTWSYRVPSLGEVWNMINLLDTGGQPEFVNLLPAVSSSISLTFIVLNMEGGVKALDEQVLVVHSEYGKQSFEPYHLGLTNLDLVKLLMASSKNSGLRTSLPIQPSHKGVESDNTYQCYVGTHADKVKATEIQEIDRKLESVALEMKCGECLWEQNEKVLFTVDNTTAGRDSEDHNAELIRGNIQKLVEKRDVYDVPIGWLILLLEIQRLCAERNVSFILCGEACFICTQGNLCRDNSEVLSALLFFHIMGILFYYHDVPGMCKYVIVDHQWLFNKLTSLVKVSFPSSGFNQKAVNQLKNEGLFTKSLIHQIQLEKDIDTEYFIALLVYLKIIAPIDQEKYFMPCVLPRYNFQQSGHNILDKYGHLQYEPLCVQFSHCPLPQGFFCCLAVQVLQNLPKNWQIPLQYTKQKHHTYSNLISFHTSDTGHSVSFIDRIGYLEVQIRHIKQFSPVHYKIWGILVTALEIVCSRLQYDSNLLQFGFLCSCSDTNAKHLAILPKQLVTLPQWIQCNYNKMELTASHLVWLQPHSIPSCSPKSVHKHSNQGECSLEPHAAALKICKKYYPELTSVLFTTDLSPYFVSKEIISIDDEENIDNAPTMKSKAKILLRIVFNHLEGGSTKSFTDMLDIMEQHGTKAITDLASKIKCDLHIS